From Nonlabens sp. Ci31, the proteins below share one genomic window:
- the selD gene encoding selenide, water dikinase SelD — MNEVIKLTSFSHGAGCGCKLSPKVLSTILETTSLKIEDPRLLVGNDTRDDAAVYDMGNGIGIISTTDFFLPIVDDPFTFGRIAATNAISDIYAMGGKPLMAIAILGWPIDKIAPEVAAQVMEGGRKACADAGIILAGGHSIDNPEPIFGLAVTGSIAIANLKRNDKAESGSILYLTKPLGVGILATAQKKGVLEEEHKDIGANSMIILNDVGQQLSEIEEVSALTDVTGFGLMGHLLEVCEGSNVSAIVNYSKVPVFDEIHAYIDKKCVPGGTLRNWESYGHKLHIEDEITKYILCDPQTSGGLLIAVKKEASHKVEAILKSRGLYAEPIGELIEKSDALIQVNE; from the coding sequence ATGAATGAAGTTATAAAATTAACCAGTTTTAGTCATGGAGCTGGTTGCGGGTGTAAATTATCACCCAAGGTGTTAAGCACCATATTAGAAACCACCTCTCTAAAAATAGAGGATCCACGACTATTAGTAGGTAATGATACTAGAGATGACGCTGCTGTATATGATATGGGTAATGGAATAGGTATTATAAGCACTACAGACTTTTTTTTACCTATAGTAGATGACCCTTTTACGTTTGGAAGAATCGCAGCTACTAATGCGATCAGCGATATATATGCCATGGGAGGTAAGCCCCTAATGGCGATTGCAATTCTGGGTTGGCCCATTGATAAAATAGCTCCTGAAGTAGCTGCTCAAGTTATGGAAGGCGGCAGGAAAGCATGCGCTGATGCAGGAATAATTCTTGCTGGTGGTCATAGTATAGATAATCCAGAACCTATTTTTGGACTTGCAGTTACAGGGTCTATAGCAATCGCTAATCTCAAACGTAATGACAAAGCGGAATCAGGAAGTATTCTATATCTCACAAAACCTTTGGGAGTTGGTATTTTAGCAACAGCTCAAAAGAAAGGTGTTTTAGAAGAAGAGCATAAGGACATTGGGGCCAACTCAATGATTATTTTAAATGATGTAGGACAACAACTCTCTGAAATTGAAGAAGTATCCGCCTTAACTGATGTCACTGGATTTGGACTCATGGGTCATTTACTAGAGGTTTGTGAAGGTAGTAATGTATCTGCCATTGTCAATTACAGCAAAGTGCCCGTTTTTGATGAGATTCACGCCTATATCGACAAAAAATGTGTCCCAGGTGGAACCTTAAGAAACTGGGAAAGTTATGGCCATAAGCTTCATATTGAAGATGAAATCACAAAATATATCTTATGTGATCCACAAACCAGCGGCGGATTATTAATTGCTGTGAAAAAAGAGGCTTCACATAAAGTGGAAGCAATTTTAAAAAGTCGAGGGCTTTACGCTGAACCTATAGGAGAACTAATAGAAAAATCAGATGCACTTATTCAAGTTAACGAGTGA
- the mnmH gene encoding tRNA 2-selenouridine(34) synthase MnmH has product MKQIISIEYYFQNLDHIPMIDVRSPGEFAKGHIPNSKNIELFTDEERAVVGTAYKKESKERAIEIGYEYVKTKLTDFITKSIEVAPDKEVAIHCWRGGMRSNAFADHLIENGFKKVYVIEKGYKAFRNYASRFFEQPLNLKILGGYTGSGKTEILHSLKNKGQQVIDLEGLANHRGSAFGGIDLPPQPTNEQFSNDLFSIVHQLNPEQPVWVEDESNSIGKISIPSGFFEKMQDLPVYFLDVPFQERTKHLVDTYSSLSQDKLADAIGRITKRLGYDKSKFALDALENKNYSKVVEITLFYYDKSYLKGLLKREESTVTKYKVPNVNPENTAEFLISLIHKNE; this is encoded by the coding sequence ATGAAACAAATCATCTCCATAGAATACTACTTTCAAAATTTAGATCATATACCAATGATTGATGTGAGGTCACCTGGAGAATTTGCGAAGGGACATATTCCTAATAGTAAGAACATTGAACTGTTTACTGATGAAGAACGAGCAGTAGTTGGCACTGCCTATAAGAAAGAATCAAAAGAAAGGGCTATTGAAATAGGGTATGAATATGTTAAGACAAAACTCACTGATTTTATAACTAAATCTATTGAAGTCGCACCTGACAAAGAAGTTGCAATACATTGCTGGCGTGGAGGAATGAGAAGCAATGCGTTTGCCGATCATCTTATCGAGAACGGTTTCAAAAAAGTTTATGTCATAGAAAAAGGCTATAAAGCATTTAGAAACTATGCATCCCGATTTTTTGAACAGCCGTTAAATCTCAAAATATTGGGTGGATATACGGGAAGCGGTAAAACTGAAATATTGCATTCCTTAAAAAATAAAGGGCAACAAGTGATCGACCTAGAAGGTCTAGCTAATCACAGGGGTTCTGCATTTGGTGGTATAGATCTCCCACCACAACCCACCAACGAGCAATTCTCTAATGATTTATTTTCAATAGTACACCAGCTGAATCCCGAGCAACCCGTATGGGTTGAGGATGAAAGTAACTCCATAGGGAAAATTTCAATTCCCAGTGGATTTTTTGAGAAAATGCAGGATTTGCCCGTGTATTTTCTAGACGTTCCTTTTCAGGAAAGAACAAAACATCTTGTAGACACCTACTCAAGTCTAAGTCAAGATAAATTAGCAGATGCAATAGGCCGAATAACAAAAAGACTGGGATATGACAAAAGCAAGTTTGCTCTGGATGCACTTGAGAATAAAAATTATTCCAAAGTTGTTGAGATAACACTTTTTTATTACGACAAAAGCTATTTAAAAGGATTATTAAAACGCGAAGAATCTACGGTAACTAAATATAAAGTCCCAAACGTTAATCCTGAAAATACAGCAGAATTCTTAATCAGCTTAATACATAAAAACGAATGA
- a CDS encoding type II toxin-antitoxin system HipA family toxin has translation MGKGKFDIYVYADWIGLESVALIGILSAHFAKAKKAFSFEYDRAWLKSESLHLLDPDIDFFSGAQYPSNKENFGIFLDSMPDTWGKTLMKRRAAQDARTKNEKAQTLYEIDYLLGVYDQSRMGALRFKTDRNGPFLDNDEQCPTPPWSSLGDLQEAVNQLENDEHNETIRKWIAVLIAPGSSLGGARPKANILDSKKNLWIAKFPSKTDTIDKAAWEYLTYQLATNAGIKMAESKIERVSGNYHTFLTRRFDRENGNRIHFASAMTMTGNTEDNTKGTTPSYLEIVEFIENFGINIDINLHQLWRRIIFNIAISNTDDHLRNHGFILTDKGWILSPAYDLNPSIEKDGLSLNIDMNDNALDFELAKSVGPYFRLRESEMDTIINEVLQAVKNWKIIAKKIGIKNAEIELMSGAFRF, from the coding sequence ATGGGGAAAGGGAAATTTGATATTTACGTTTATGCAGATTGGATAGGTCTAGAATCTGTTGCATTGATAGGTATTCTGTCTGCTCATTTTGCCAAAGCTAAAAAGGCATTTAGTTTTGAGTATGACCGAGCGTGGCTTAAAAGTGAATCCCTACATCTACTTGATCCAGATATTGACTTTTTCTCTGGTGCGCAGTATCCATCAAACAAAGAGAATTTTGGGATCTTTCTAGACAGTATGCCCGACACTTGGGGAAAAACCTTAATGAAACGCAGAGCCGCTCAAGATGCAAGAACTAAAAACGAAAAAGCTCAAACACTCTATGAAATAGATTATTTATTAGGCGTTTATGATCAAAGCAGAATGGGAGCACTTCGTTTTAAAACTGATAGGAACGGACCTTTTCTCGATAATGATGAGCAATGTCCTACTCCACCATGGTCTTCTTTAGGTGATTTACAAGAGGCTGTTAATCAATTAGAGAATGATGAACATAACGAAACCATCAGAAAATGGATCGCAGTACTTATCGCTCCAGGTTCTTCATTAGGTGGAGCAAGGCCAAAAGCTAATATTCTAGATAGCAAAAAAAATCTATGGATTGCAAAATTTCCCTCCAAAACAGATACCATTGACAAAGCTGCGTGGGAATATCTAACATATCAACTAGCAACAAATGCTGGTATAAAGATGGCAGAATCTAAAATTGAAAGGGTCAGTGGCAATTATCATACATTTCTAACTCGTAGGTTTGATAGAGAAAATGGCAACAGGATTCATTTTGCATCTGCCATGACCATGACTGGTAATACAGAGGATAATACTAAAGGAACAACTCCTAGTTATTTAGAAATAGTTGAGTTTATTGAAAACTTCGGTATAAATATCGATATAAACCTACACCAGTTATGGCGTCGTATTATTTTTAATATCGCTATATCAAACACAGATGATCATTTACGCAATCATGGTTTCATTTTAACGGATAAAGGCTGGATCCTATCGCCAGCTTACGACTTAAATCCTTCCATTGAGAAGGATGGCTTATCCCTAAATATTGACATGAATGATAACGCGTTGGACTTTGAACTAGCAAAAAGTGTTGGTCCTTATTTCCGCTTACGCGAAAGCGAAATGGATACGATCATTAATGAAGTTTTACAAGCAGTTAAGAATTGGAAAATAATTGCTAAAAAAATAGGAATTAAAAATGCTGAGATAGAACTTATGTCTGGAGCATTTAGATTTTGA
- a CDS encoding helix-turn-helix transcriptional regulator, with protein MNSRKTILLPKYQKMFEQIGENIKLARKRRKLTTEQVSERAGIHRATLYRIEKGDHAVSIGLYFNVFRVLNLQDDFLKLASEDEFGRKLQDLDLL; from the coding sequence ATGAACTCCAGAAAAACTATTCTTCTCCCTAAATATCAAAAGATGTTTGAACAAATAGGTGAGAATATTAAATTAGCAAGAAAACGTAGAAAGTTAACTACTGAGCAAGTTTCAGAGCGAGCTGGTATTCATAGAGCTACACTTTATCGTATAGAAAAAGGCGATCATGCCGTTTCAATAGGTTTATATTTTAACGTATTTAGAGTCCTTAACCTTCAAGATGACTTTCTAAAGCTTGCCAGCGAGGATGAATTTGGTAGAAAGCTACAAGACCTTGATTTATTATAG
- a CDS encoding DUF2141 domain-containing protein, which yields MKKIIFTIVALVFTTPIFAQNGLIEVTVTGIQNTAGTIEIGVYDHKSSFLNYGQEIKSARIKPTKTGGLHYTFENLPDGTYAVAVWHDVNGNREIDKNIFGVPKEAYGFSKNVFGPFGPPDFEDVSFQIVDRKDMKFTINLE from the coding sequence ATGAAAAAAATAATATTTACAATTGTAGCTCTAGTATTTACCACACCTATTTTCGCTCAAAACGGACTCATTGAAGTAACTGTAACAGGTATTCAAAATACGGCAGGTACTATCGAGATCGGTGTGTATGATCATAAATCATCATTTCTTAACTATGGCCAAGAAATTAAAAGCGCAAGGATAAAACCAACAAAAACAGGAGGTTTACATTATACGTTCGAAAATCTCCCTGACGGAACTTATGCAGTTGCCGTTTGGCACGATGTAAATGGAAATCGTGAAATAGACAAAAACATCTTTGGAGTCCCAAAAGAGGCTTATGGTTTTTCTAAAAATGTATTTGGACCTTTCGGACCTCCTGATTTTGAAGATGTTTCGTTTCAAATTGTAGATAGAAAAGATATGAAGTTCACCATCAATTTAGAATAA
- a CDS encoding M20 family metallopeptidase, which yields MKTIRIQMKTNIQLVTIGLLLSLVISCKPNVKNTNRQEVEKYTDEIFDPLIRVRRDLHSHPELSGEEKRTSKIVADYLRELGLEVRTDIAGNSVIGILKGGKKGKKIAWRADMDAIRMEATDTVNLNSKNKGIAHMCGHDVHTTIGLGIAKVLSHQKEKLEGSVYFIFQASEETFTGAKDLIENGLFDIIEPEEIYGLHIGPAKKGTVSTKPKELFAYQKTIQIKLNNDSGKEEEIKRFLTSLLQGFVRNAPNSSPWSLNHLTDPEMGLENEKTIYKDYFILQNTEVKNTADLVLFKADLLETNKDHIDSILTRIQNKIFHSKWKDSFISIEFTAGNPTVYNDPELTKVALQTIESSYDKKLIQPIYGQIPYFNEDFIYYQQKVPGVLFLLGGSNMEKGLFSMPHSPEFDVDEETIKFGVTCFSSLILKRANSQ from the coding sequence ATGAAAACTATCAGAATTCAAATGAAAACCAACATTCAACTCGTAACGATTGGCCTTTTATTAAGTCTGGTAATTTCTTGTAAACCGAATGTGAAAAACACGAATCGACAAGAGGTAGAAAAATACACTGACGAAATTTTTGACCCTTTAATTCGTGTCAGAAGGGACTTACATAGCCACCCTGAATTATCAGGAGAAGAAAAAAGAACTTCTAAAATCGTTGCCGATTATTTGAGAGAATTAGGCTTGGAAGTAAGGACAGATATAGCAGGGAATAGCGTGATCGGAATTTTAAAAGGCGGTAAAAAAGGTAAAAAAATAGCTTGGCGAGCAGATATGGACGCTATTAGAATGGAGGCTACGGACACCGTGAACTTGAATTCAAAAAATAAAGGAATTGCACATATGTGCGGTCATGATGTTCACACCACTATAGGTTTGGGTATAGCTAAGGTTTTATCACATCAAAAAGAAAAGTTAGAAGGAAGCGTTTATTTTATTTTTCAAGCCTCCGAAGAAACATTTACAGGAGCCAAAGATTTGATTGAGAATGGTCTTTTTGATATTATCGAACCTGAGGAAATTTACGGACTTCATATAGGTCCAGCTAAAAAAGGGACCGTCAGCACTAAACCGAAAGAATTATTTGCGTACCAGAAAACAATTCAAATTAAATTAAACAATGACAGTGGTAAAGAAGAAGAAATAAAAAGGTTTTTGACTAGCCTATTACAAGGATTTGTGCGCAATGCTCCGAATAGTTCACCTTGGTCTTTGAACCATCTTACCGATCCAGAAATGGGTTTAGAAAATGAGAAAACCATTTATAAAGACTACTTTATTTTACAAAATACTGAAGTTAAAAACACAGCTGACCTTGTTCTCTTTAAGGCTGATCTCCTTGAAACGAATAAGGATCATATCGATAGCATTCTCACTCGCATTCAAAACAAAATTTTCCATTCAAAATGGAAAGATTCCTTCATTTCAATAGAATTTACAGCAGGCAATCCAACAGTTTACAACGACCCAGAATTGACGAAAGTTGCATTGCAAACTATTGAAAGTTCCTATGACAAAAAGCTTATCCAACCAATTTATGGACAAATACCCTATTTTAATGAAGACTTCATATACTATCAACAAAAAGTACCAGGCGTCCTGTTTCTTTTAGGAGGTTCAAATATGGAAAAAGGCCTCTTTTCAATGCCTCATTCGCCTGAATTTGATGTTGATGAAGAAACTATAAAATTTGGCGTCACCTGTTTTTCCTCTTTGATTTTAAAAAGGGCTAATAGCCAATAA
- a CDS encoding IS1595 family transposase, whose protein sequence is MEVFKGQNILSFVKELPDDDTCKAYLAKIKWQDGFTCTKCGHTKGCEKSGYRYHCYSCNHVESATANTLFHKVKFGLQKAFCVVFEMSTSTKSVSSVQMGKRFDIRQGTAWYFMQKVRKSMKSSQKYPLTEIVHVDEFTVGGKEQGKQGRSYDSKKKKAVIAVELSAEHKIKRVYVKSIDDYSAKSLTPIFEEHIDPSAKIVTDKWRGYAPLKKNYDIEQKLSNNGSNFKELHVVIMQLKSWLRAIPTHVSKWHVQSYFDEFCFRINRSQSKQSIFHKTIERMVIAKPIYHKDIKQMLSV, encoded by the coding sequence ATGGAAGTATTTAAAGGTCAAAATATACTGAGTTTTGTGAAAGAACTGCCAGATGATGATACTTGTAAAGCATATTTAGCAAAAATAAAATGGCAGGATGGTTTTACATGTACAAAATGTGGTCACACTAAGGGCTGTGAAAAATCTGGTTATAGATATCACTGTTACAGTTGCAATCACGTTGAAAGCGCCACTGCAAACACCTTGTTTCATAAGGTTAAATTTGGTTTGCAAAAGGCATTCTGCGTTGTGTTTGAAATGAGTACTAGTACCAAGAGTGTTTCCAGTGTTCAAATGGGAAAGCGATTTGATATCCGTCAAGGTACCGCTTGGTATTTCATGCAGAAAGTTAGAAAGTCAATGAAAAGCAGTCAAAAATATCCTCTAACCGAAATAGTTCATGTAGATGAATTTACCGTAGGGGGAAAAGAACAAGGCAAGCAAGGTAGAAGTTACGATTCAAAAAAGAAAAAAGCAGTGATAGCGGTAGAACTGAGCGCCGAACATAAAATCAAAAGAGTTTATGTGAAGTCTATAGATGATTACTCAGCTAAATCACTAACTCCAATATTTGAAGAACATATAGATCCCTCTGCAAAAATAGTTACCGATAAATGGAGAGGTTATGCTCCACTTAAAAAGAATTATGATATAGAGCAGAAGCTAAGTAATAACGGAAGTAATTTTAAAGAACTACATGTTGTAATTATGCAGTTAAAATCTTGGTTGAGAGCAATACCTACCCATGTTAGTAAATGGCATGTGCAAAGCTACTTTGACGAATTCTGTTTTAGAATTAATCGATCTCAATCCAAACAGAGCATATTCCATAAAACAATAGAAAGAATGGTAATAGCTAAACCAATTTATCATAAAGATATAAAACAGATGCTAAGTGTGTAA
- a CDS encoding OmpA family protein — MDQNPASTITLVGSSENGPAEGKLMAASVQTYLVDVFSINATRIAIEGRNKPKVSEEERGNKSELKLLREGDRRVSVESNSPVLLMEYQNGPSAPLKPVQISGAQDAPISSYVTFKVDREDEAFRTWKMEVTDKNGTVQNFGPYTEEEVSIPGKTILGTKPEGDYQMKMIGTSSAGEVVTKESNVHIVAWTPAKIEEGMRFSIIYEFDDATAIQMYNKYLSEVVAPKIPANAKVIIHGHTDVIGEQVYNQALSLKRAKDVQTTLKNSVSKLGTAGVLFEVDGLGENENSAPFGNKLPEQRAYNRTVIIDIIPSKM; from the coding sequence ATGGATCAAAATCCTGCCTCAACCATCACTTTGGTTGGATCTTCAGAAAATGGACCTGCAGAAGGAAAACTAATGGCTGCATCTGTTCAAACATATTTAGTAGATGTTTTCTCCATCAATGCAACTAGAATTGCCATTGAAGGAAGAAATAAGCCAAAAGTTTCGGAAGAAGAAAGAGGGAACAAAAGTGAGTTAAAGCTTCTTCGTGAAGGAGATCGCAGAGTTTCTGTAGAGAGCAATTCTCCAGTCTTATTAATGGAATACCAGAACGGCCCAAGTGCACCCTTGAAACCAGTGCAAATTTCAGGAGCTCAAGATGCGCCTATCTCTAGTTATGTTACTTTTAAAGTTGACAGAGAAGATGAAGCATTTAGAACATGGAAAATGGAAGTGACAGATAAAAATGGAACTGTACAAAATTTCGGACCTTATACGGAAGAAGAAGTTAGTATTCCTGGCAAAACGATTTTAGGAACAAAACCTGAAGGAGATTATCAAATGAAAATGATAGGTACAAGCAGTGCCGGAGAGGTCGTGACTAAAGAATCTAATGTGCACATTGTAGCCTGGACACCTGCTAAAATTGAAGAGGGAATGAGATTCAGTATTATTTATGAATTTGATGATGCCACAGCTATCCAAATGTATAACAAATACCTTTCAGAAGTGGTAGCACCTAAAATTCCTGCTAATGCAAAAGTGATTATTCACGGGCACACTGATGTTATTGGTGAGCAAGTGTATAATCAAGCATTATCTTTAAAAAGAGCTAAAGATGTGCAAACCACTTTGAAAAACAGTGTGAGTAAATTGGGCACGGCTGGAGTCCTATTTGAAGTAGACGGTTTGGGTGAAAATGAAAATTCAGCTCCTTTTGGAAACAAACTGCCAGAACAAAGAGCTTACAACAGAACTGTGATCATTGATATTATACCTAGCAAGATGTAA
- a CDS encoding outer membrane beta-barrel protein — MKNILITFLLVIAVGFTVNAQEISKNALGLRLGDNDGFGGEISYQARLSSSNRLELDLGWRDGKNYDGFKLTGLYQWVMPIENRFNWYLGLGGGVGSYDFKDDNNDNDNKDTFVFIAGDIGIEYNFSIPLLISLDFRPELGFGDSNFNNDGLDLDIALGLRYQF; from the coding sequence ATGAAAAATATATTAATTACCTTCCTATTAGTAATAGCAGTAGGTTTTACAGTGAATGCTCAAGAAATTTCTAAAAATGCTTTAGGCCTAAGATTGGGAGATAACGATGGTTTTGGAGGAGAAATATCCTATCAGGCACGTTTGAGTAGTAGCAATCGATTAGAACTGGACTTGGGGTGGAGAGATGGTAAGAATTATGACGGTTTTAAACTTACTGGTCTATACCAATGGGTTATGCCTATAGAAAATCGTTTCAATTGGTATCTTGGTCTTGGAGGAGGAGTAGGATCCTATGATTTTAAGGATGATAATAATGACAATGATAATAAAGATACTTTTGTATTTATCGCAGGTGATATAGGAATTGAATACAATTTTAGTATTCCTTTGTTAATTTCATTAGACTTTAGACCAGAACTCGGTTTTGGAGATTCAAATTTTAATAACGATGGTTTAGATTTAGATATCGCATTAGGTCTTAGATATCAGTTTTAA
- the dnaG gene encoding DNA primase, with translation MISRTTVDAVFDAARVEEVIGDFVQLKKSGANFKGLSPFTEERSPSFMVSPVKQIWKDFSSGKGGNAVTFIMEHEHFTFPEAIKWLAKKYNIEVEETEQSDEQKQAQDEKESMFLVSKYAAEWFQSQLKTAEGKAIGYSYFKERGFTDETMEYFQLGYNPDQWSAFTDAAIKAGYQLEFLDKTGVSIVKENKQFDRFKGRVMFPIRSHSGRVLGFGGRILSNEKKAAKYLNSPQSEIYDKSNVLYGIYEAKQSIAKEDLCYIVEGYTDVIQLHQAGVKNVVSSSGTALTSQQIRLIQRLTTNITVLYDGDAAGMRAAIRGTDLILEAGMNVRVCTFPDGEDPDSFAKSHTESEIIDFLTNNAQDFISFKSNLLKKEAAGDPIKKAGMIRDIVNSIAKIPDDISREIYVRESAAILDIGEDVLFSTLAQVRNASLNEQKKKDSREKAQQPLTKVEAAEATVKVDRRALLERSIITILLMYGGKDELFEDEYIQDDSGVELEYETVKTKHRVYEKIYMDLQADEIKFANPDFQIIYTRIIDVLLLEQEIDTQLILSAFEGEYANTIADIAMSDDKYHLHDWERHKIFPIQKDQTISEYTSQVLYHLRQLLLFDIVDKINKVIAKNSPEVENIGALEQINNYNILRRKIDVKNRTVIPSGGWSRFN, from the coding sequence ATGATTTCAAGAACAACTGTAGATGCCGTATTTGACGCCGCTCGTGTAGAAGAGGTGATTGGTGATTTTGTACAGTTAAAGAAATCAGGTGCTAACTTTAAAGGATTAAGTCCTTTTACGGAAGAACGTTCCCCTAGTTTTATGGTGTCACCGGTAAAACAAATCTGGAAAGACTTCAGTTCTGGAAAAGGTGGAAATGCAGTGACCTTTATTATGGAACACGAGCATTTTACGTTTCCAGAAGCGATCAAGTGGCTGGCCAAAAAATACAATATAGAAGTAGAAGAAACCGAACAGTCAGACGAGCAAAAACAAGCTCAAGACGAAAAAGAATCCATGTTTCTCGTTTCTAAGTATGCAGCAGAATGGTTTCAAAGCCAACTGAAAACAGCCGAAGGAAAAGCAATAGGGTACAGCTACTTCAAAGAGCGTGGGTTTACAGATGAAACGATGGAGTACTTCCAGTTAGGTTACAACCCAGATCAATGGAGCGCTTTTACAGATGCAGCTATCAAGGCGGGATACCAATTAGAATTTCTGGATAAAACAGGTGTTTCGATCGTAAAAGAAAACAAGCAATTTGACCGATTTAAAGGGCGTGTGATGTTTCCTATACGCAGCCATTCTGGAAGAGTTCTTGGTTTTGGTGGTAGAATATTGAGTAATGAAAAGAAAGCTGCTAAATACCTTAACTCACCTCAAAGTGAGATCTACGATAAATCTAATGTACTATATGGGATCTATGAGGCAAAGCAATCTATTGCTAAAGAAGATCTTTGTTATATTGTAGAAGGCTATACAGATGTGATTCAGTTGCACCAGGCTGGAGTAAAGAATGTAGTGTCTAGTTCTGGAACAGCCCTAACCAGTCAGCAAATACGTTTAATCCAGCGGTTGACTACAAATATTACGGTGCTTTACGATGGAGATGCTGCAGGAATGCGTGCTGCTATAAGAGGAACAGATCTTATTCTGGAAGCAGGAATGAATGTACGTGTTTGTACTTTTCCAGATGGAGAAGATCCAGATTCTTTTGCAAAATCCCATACAGAGTCTGAGATCATAGATTTTTTAACAAATAACGCTCAAGACTTTATTTCTTTTAAATCCAACCTCCTTAAAAAAGAAGCCGCAGGCGATCCTATCAAAAAGGCAGGGATGATAAGAGATATTGTAAATAGTATCGCAAAGATACCCGATGATATCTCCAGAGAAATCTACGTAAGAGAAAGTGCTGCCATTCTTGATATAGGGGAAGATGTGTTGTTCTCAACCCTGGCGCAAGTGCGCAATGCCAGCCTTAATGAACAAAAGAAAAAAGACAGTAGGGAAAAAGCACAGCAACCCTTAACTAAAGTAGAAGCTGCTGAAGCAACGGTCAAAGTAGATAGAAGAGCCCTTTTAGAACGTTCAATCATTACAATTTTACTAATGTATGGAGGTAAAGATGAGTTATTTGAAGATGAATACATTCAAGATGATAGCGGTGTCGAGCTAGAATATGAAACGGTAAAAACCAAACATCGGGTGTATGAAAAAATCTATATGGATTTACAGGCTGATGAAATCAAATTTGCCAATCCAGATTTTCAAATTATATACACCAGGATCATTGATGTGTTGCTACTGGAGCAAGAAATTGATACGCAACTCATCTTATCAGCTTTTGAAGGGGAATATGCAAATACGATAGCTGATATTGCTATGTCTGATGATAAATATCATTTACATGATTGGGAACGACATAAGATTTTTCCCATTCAAAAAGACCAAACAATCTCTGAGTATACAAGTCAAGTTTTATATCACTTAAGACAACTTTTGCTTTTTGATATAGTAGATAAAATTAATAAGGTTATAGCAAAAAATAGTCCTGAAGTTGAGAATATTGGCGCTTTGGAACAAATCAATAACTACAATATTTTACGTAGAAAAATTGATGTAAAAAATAGAACAGTAATTCCTTCAGGTGGTTGGAGTAGGTTCAACTAG
- a CDS encoding response regulator — protein sequence MNILIADHHPVFRRGLRSMMKDHKEFSFKAKVDDANDLIASIAFHHPDVLILEVDLPNSSGIGTLRELRSHFPDLKVLVVSYHPEEIYAISAVKAGANGYISKTRSIKEVRKSLLSIARGESYLSEEMKSQIDNKNNKDILKFKKLSTREIEVLNLLSKGRRNKEIAKALSIHEKTVSTYKTRLLKKLKVDNIADLIHQSRLLQIAS from the coding sequence ATGAATATCTTAATAGCAGATCATCATCCCGTTTTCAGAAGAGGACTTAGAAGTATGATGAAAGATCATAAGGAATTTAGTTTTAAAGCAAAGGTGGATGACGCTAATGACCTCATAGCAAGCATAGCATTCCACCATCCAGATGTTTTAATTCTAGAAGTAGACTTGCCTAATTCTAGCGGCATAGGCACTCTAAGAGAACTGAGATCACATTTCCCAGATTTAAAAGTTCTTGTAGTAAGTTATCATCCAGAAGAAATCTACGCTATAAGCGCTGTAAAAGCAGGAGCTAACGGCTATATTTCAAAAACACGTTCTATAAAAGAGGTTAGAAAATCACTTTTAAGCATAGCTAGGGGAGAGAGCTATCTCTCTGAGGAAATGAAATCCCAAATAGACAATAAAAACAATAAGGACATTCTTAAATTCAAAAAATTATCTACTCGCGAGATTGAAGTTTTGAACTTACTATCTAAAGGCCGTCGCAACAAAGAAATTGCTAAAGCCCTTTCTATCCATGAAAAAACGGTAAGCACTTATAAGACTAGGTTGCTTAAAAAATTAAAGGTTGATAATATCGCTGATTTGATACACCAGTCCCGTTTGCTTCAAATTGCTAGTTGA